ccctggaggtctttaaaagacgtttagatgtagagcttagggatatgatttagtggaggacttattagtgttaggtcagaggttggactcggtgatcttggaggtctctttcaagatagacgattctgtgattctgtgattctgcaattGCATTCAACTGGTTATTCAACTGTATTATCCAAACTTTCCTGCAACTCCTGATGCTGTTATCTTGTCACAGATAGCAAAATCACATGAAGGTTGAACCCTCTGTCTGCAGACATTAAACACTGACAGAATCGAGCATCAGTGTGGGGGAACCTTGAGAAACTGCAGGATTTTGactacagaaacattttgacATTTACAAGGAGAAGAGCCTAGTCCTGcaccagaggaagaggaacccCGCACATCAGGGCAGACTGGGACCATGCTGAGTGAGCAGTGTCCAGGACGAGGAGGGCTTTGGCAACACAAGGGATGCCATATGAGCAGGGGGGCCTGCTCACCAGGAACCAGGCCAGCTTCCTATAGAGCTACCTTACAAGAAGCATGTCCAGGAAGAAGATCTAAGTTATCATATTCAGATCTGATCCCTTGAGGCACCACATGGACAAGGGTCTACAGCCAGCAGGAACAGAGGTACAGGTCTGTGAGTCCCTGGGACAGTCTTGTGTGGAGAGTATCAAGGGCTGTGGCAAGGCTGAAAGTCCCAACAGGATCCAGGTCTTTGTGTCCATGGCTATGGCATTTGTATCTGCCACTGACACCCATGAGGAGACAGCTTGTTGTTAAACATAAACCACACATGAACAAGGCAGGGGTCGTACACTTGCCATGTCCTACTGCCCCAGAAAGAGCCCTGAGCAATGTGTGAATGGAAATGATCTCCcttcccaggggctgggggtcaAGGTCTGGTCCTTGTGCTTGGTGAAACACATCCAGTTTGTCTACACATCAATGTCACCTTCACATTTCCTTTGTCTACTTGTCCTCACTGCCTCCAATGTTCTGCTCTAACAAGATCCAAGGGAGGCTGTAACAGTGCTGGCACTCAGGGGGACAGTCTGAGAAACTTGCATCTGACTTGGACTACTTGAGAGATTTCTTCAATTTGCTCTCTGTACCTGAGGTTCATGGGCTCTTCACCAAAGTCCCCAGAGGGGTGATTACAATGCCTTGGtctgggcctctgctgctgagctcctgggaCAGAGAGAGTTCCTGGCAAGAGGGCCCTggtgcagagagacagctctgcccaggagcagctcccctgaacagtgcagcagggctgggggctctgaccACAGCAGACgtgcagagaggagaaaagtaGAGAGGGGCTGAAGGCAGTTGGGAgtgggaggatgctgagagctgaCTGCAGGAGAAATCTGCACAGTCCTTGACAAGGTACATCTCTTGCTGCAGGGCCATGCAACTGCAGGTCATGGAAGGGTCTCCTTTTGGGTCTTGTTTCTGGGAGGGCAGTGGGCAATGCAGTAGGCTTTGAGAGTCCTACTGGATTGCACTGCGAGGTGAAGAATTCTGGCATAGGCCACATGAAGTGCCATAACCTAGCTGCCCCTGGTCTGCTAAGAGCAGACTGGCCAAGGCTCTGCCAGACACTGCAGGAGGTGCAGTTGGTATACTGGGACACCCCAGCTTGTGGATATCCAGCTCTGTCAGTGGGGCATCCTCCTGGGCTTcaggctgctctccagaagGTCTTCTCTCTCTCATGGCATACTTGTGTTATCTAAGATCCCAAAGGAAAAGTCACCTCTGTGCTAAGGACATGTCCATGCTGTTGGATGGCTGTCTGTGGGCAGCTGGAGTGAGGCCTCAGCACCCCTGGCTAGAAGGGAAGAGCTGAGGTCCTTCTCAGGTACATCGGAGATGAGGTGAGGATTCTGTCCAGCCTCACTGGGGcttctctgctctcagctgtCTCCACTTTCATCTTGGGGAAACACATAGGTCTGTTAATTGTCCTAAGAATTATAGGGGTAACtactagaaaataaagcaaagaatatCTACCTTGCTCTACAGTGTAGCTGGATGAGTTGTTTGCAACAACACTACAAAGCTCATTCATCTGGTAAGACGACTGCATTTGAGTTTCCCTAAtgttcctgctttccttctgctgcacagcaggaaggaCTCCTCTGGAGCCCACAACAgtccctgctcccagtgccactCTCAGCCAGCATCAGCCCCAGCTCAAGcaagagagctgcagaaaggatCTCCTGAAAAGAGAGAGGTTCGGGCTGGGAGTGCTCTAAGAattgtttaaattgttttccaaagagaagtcttttctaattttgctCTACCTTCTCCTCCTTAACAGAAAACTGTGTTCAATATCAGAAAATGcgcaacagcagctctgtgagagagttcctcctgctggcatttgcagacacacgggagctgcagctcctgcacttcgcgctcttcctgggcatctacctggctgccctcctgggcaacacCCTCATCCTCACTGCCGTAGCCTGTGACCActgcctccacacccccatgtacttcttcctcttcaaccTCACCCTCCtcgacctgggctgcatctccaccactctcccgaaagccatggccaatgccCTCTGGGACAAcagggccatctcctatcaaGGATGTGCTGCACAAGTCCtcttttttatcttcttctttGGTTCAGAGTTTTCCCTTCTCACCATCATGGCCTAtgaccgctacgttgccatctgcaagcccctgcactacgggagcctgctgggcagcagagcttgtgcccagatggcagcagctgcctggggcagtggctttctcaatgctgtcctgcacatggccaatacattttccctgcccctctgccaaggcaatgctgtggaccagttcttctgtgaaatcccccagatcctcaagtTGTCCTGCCCAGATGCCTACCTCAGGGAAGTTGGGGCACTTGTGTTTAGTGTTTCTTTAGTCCttggttgctttgttttcattgtggtttCCTATGGGCAGATCTTTAAAACTGTTCTGAGGATGCCCTCTCAGCAGGGtcggcacaaagccttttccacatgcctccctcacctggctgtggtctcCCTCTTTCTCAGCACTGTCATGGTTGCCTATCTGATGCCCCCCTCCGTCTCCTCCTCATCCCTGGACCTTGTGGTGTCATTTCTGTactcggtggtgcctccagcagtgaaccccctcatctacagtTTGAGGAACCATAAGCTCCAGCATGCCCTGTGGAAACTTATGACTAGATTTAT
This genomic interval from Oxyura jamaicensis isolate SHBP4307 breed ruddy duck unplaced genomic scaffold, BPBGC_Ojam_1.0 oxyUn_random_OJ72992, whole genome shotgun sequence contains the following:
- the LOC118160036 gene encoding olfactory receptor 14C36-like; the encoded protein is MRNSSSVREFLLLAFADTRELQLLHFALFLGIYLAALLGNTLILTAVACDHCLHTPMYFFLFNLTLLDLGCISTTLPKAMANALWDNRAISYQGCAAQVLFFIFFFGSEFSLLTIMAYDRYVAICKPLHYGSLLGSRACAQMAAAAWGSGFLNAVLHMANTFSLPLCQGNAVDQFFCEIPQILKLSCPDAYLREVGALVFSVSLVLGCFVFIVVSYGQIFKTVLRMPSQQGRHKAFSTCLPHLAVVSLFLSTVMVAYLMPPSVSSSSLDLVVSFLYSVVPPAVNPLIYSLRNHKLQHALWKLMTRFISDA